A stretch of Lathyrus oleraceus cultivar Zhongwan6 chromosome 6, CAAS_Psat_ZW6_1.0, whole genome shotgun sequence DNA encodes these proteins:
- the LOC127094300 gene encoding uncharacterized protein LOC127094300, translated as MARRFVLKVYVSAKHMTANVVDWNHKRVVASASTVEKSIGDAFELGKSCDKKAAGCVGEVLAMRLKTEEPEIGVGGGVYMDVEKEIEKKSVDTGVEVWAVVDALRKRGVKVFVDNEHGRVFGIVMTFELGLIRLGGKIAQLECERG; from the exons ATGGCGAGGAGGTTTGTTTTGAAGGTGTATGTATCTGCGAAGCACATGACGGCGAATGTGGTGGATTGGAACCATAAGAGGGTGGTGGCGAGTGCATCCACCGTGGAGAAATCGATAGGCGACGCGTTCGAGCTGGGGAAGAGTTGTGACAAGAAGGCGGCAGGTTGTGTTGGTGAGGTGTTGGCGATGAGGCTGAAGACGGAGGAGCCGGAGATTGGAGTTGGAGGTGGGGTTTACATGGATGTTGAGAAGGAGATTGAGAAGAAAAGTGTGGATACTGGAGTTGAGGTTTGGGCGGTTGTTGATGCTTTGAGGAAAAGAGGCGTTAAGGTCTTCGTCGACAATGAGCACG GCCGGGTTTTTGGGATTGTGATGACTTTTGAGTTGGGCCTTATTAGGCTAGGAGGAAAAATAGCCCAACTAGAATGTGAAAGAGGGTAA
- the LOC127092607 gene encoding uncharacterized protein LOC127092607, which translates to MASTIIRVIQTQPRFISYWNNSISNNPSSRIFHLRRNPQHPISIMASSQDSSSTKTERVVIKGRVQGVFYRNWTVDNAKELGLKGWVRNRRDGSVEALFSGSFDSVKEMEQRCRRGPSEAVVTGLEVFPCGGDEDDPGTGFQRKPTV; encoded by the exons ATGGCATCAACCATTATTAGAGTGATTCAAACGCAACCCAGATTCATCTCGTATTGGAACAATTCTATTTCTAATAACCCTTCTTCTAGAATCTTCCATCTCCGTCGTAATCCTCAACATCCAATTTCTATTATGGCGAGTTCTCAAGACTCATCTTCAACTAAAACG GAGAGGGTGGTGATAAAGGGGAGGGTGCAGGGAGTATTTTACAGGAATTGGACCGTGGATAATGCCAAGGAATTGGGGCTAAAGGGATGGGTTCGAAACCGGAGGGATGGTTCTGTGGAGGCTTTGTTTTCCGGTAGTTTTGATTCGGTGAAGGAAATGGAGCAGAGGTGTCGTCGTGGTCCATCGGAAGCTGTTGTTACTGGGCTTGAGGTTTTCCCTTGTGGTGGTGATGAGGATGATCCTGGTACTGGTTTCCAGCGCAAACCAACTGTTTGA